In Paraburkholderia sp. PGU19, a single window of DNA contains:
- the petA gene encoding ubiquinol-cytochrome c reductase iron-sulfur subunit — MNAIADAPIDEARRRWLIATTVAGGIAGVAVVTPFAQSFRPPASAVAAGAPVTVDIGHVQPGDMMTAAWRGMPIFIPNRTDSMLAAVRAADPFVADPHSERPFSMPLPAYCNNAYRSRTERRNLLVMVGVCTHLGCTPSPRFQPGPQPNLPDDWPGGFLCPCHGSTYDLAGRVFKDKPAPQNLDVPRYRYASTNSVVIGEDEHGRA, encoded by the coding sequence GTGAACGCAATCGCCGACGCGCCCATCGACGAGGCGCGGCGCCGATGGTTGATCGCGACAACAGTAGCAGGCGGTATTGCGGGCGTCGCAGTCGTGACGCCGTTCGCGCAATCGTTCAGGCCACCCGCGTCCGCGGTGGCCGCGGGCGCGCCCGTAACGGTCGATATCGGTCATGTCCAGCCCGGCGACATGATGACGGCAGCGTGGCGCGGCATGCCCATCTTCATCCCCAACCGGACGGATTCGATGCTCGCCGCTGTGCGCGCCGCCGATCCGTTCGTCGCGGATCCTCATAGCGAACGGCCATTTTCGATGCCGCTGCCGGCGTACTGCAACAACGCGTACCGTTCGCGCACCGAACGCAGAAACCTGCTCGTCATGGTCGGCGTCTGCACGCATCTGGGATGCACCCCGAGTCCGCGTTTTCAGCCAGGCCCGCAGCCCAATCTGCCTGATGACTGGCCCGGTGGCTTTCTCTGTCCATGTCACGGTTCCACCTATGATCTTGCAGGGCGCGTGTTTAAGGACAAACCCGCGCCGCAAAATCTCGACGTGCCGCGTTACCGCTACGCGAGCACGAATAGCGTCGTGATCGGCGAGGACGAGCATGGTCGGGCGTAA
- a CDS encoding DUF3047 domain-containing protein — protein MHLLSIRRARKRTARPVWITVCVALLLLPPVLFAQDEKPGIAFSTIKPGAPMPAGWKNLPVAHGKPMTQYTLVYDGHTTVLQADANRSASALMHEGNIDLGRTPVVAWRWKAERPIEGADNRVGSKEDAPARLVFLFDGDKSKLSFFDRAKMDVAKRLGGEELPYATLMYIWSTTAAPGTVIANPHTDRVQMIVVSGLSGDAGQWQSLRRNIVQDYERVFHEPPGRITGYGLLTDTDNTGTTTRAWYGDVEFLPGP, from the coding sequence ATGCATCTTCTCTCGATTCGTCGGGCACGAAAGCGAACAGCCCGGCCAGTCTGGATCACCGTGTGCGTCGCGCTCCTTCTGTTGCCGCCAGTCCTCTTTGCTCAGGACGAAAAGCCGGGCATTGCCTTTTCCACGATCAAGCCCGGCGCACCGATGCCCGCGGGCTGGAAGAACCTGCCGGTCGCGCATGGCAAACCCATGACGCAATACACGCTTGTTTACGACGGCCACACCACCGTCCTGCAGGCGGACGCGAACCGCTCTGCTTCTGCGCTGATGCACGAGGGTAATATCGACCTCGGCCGCACACCCGTCGTGGCATGGCGCTGGAAAGCAGAAAGACCGATCGAGGGCGCCGACAACCGCGTCGGATCAAAGGAAGACGCGCCAGCGCGACTGGTGTTCTTATTTGACGGCGACAAAAGCAAGCTATCGTTTTTCGACCGAGCCAAGATGGACGTGGCAAAGCGCCTGGGTGGCGAGGAGTTGCCCTATGCCACGCTGATGTATATCTGGTCGACCACCGCCGCGCCAGGCACTGTCATTGCCAACCCTCACACGGACCGCGTACAGATGATCGTGGTCTCCGGTCTGTCCGGCGACGCGGGGCAGTGGCAAAGCCTGCGCCGCAATATCGTGCAAGACTACGAACGGGTCTTTCACGAACCACCAGGACGAATCACCGGCTACGGGCTGCTGACCGATACCGACAATACTGGTACGACGACACGCGCCTGGTACGGAGACGTCGAGTTCCTGCCCGGGCCTTGA
- the arsA gene encoding arsenical pump-driving ATPase translates to MPTRLALLDAPTRYLFFTGKGGVGKTSVSTATAIALADAGKKVLLVSTDAASNLDEMLGIELTNIPVSVPGVVGLLVLNIDPDVAAENYRARVVEQMGPEASADEIATVREQLSGACTTEIATFDEFSSLLSHRGSDFDHVVFDTAPTGHTLRLLSLPKAWSGFLEGNDRGASCLGPHSGLKMHEELFNQALAALNDASMTTVVLVARPETGALEEAARTSFELRDLGLVNQRLVMNAVFHANHVNDRVGDAFDALGKKALAAMPEPLRQLPTDYVPLRAVDSVGLPALRALLVPESTCVSDTPRSLPTHFAHHTMSELVKELAHAERGLIMVMGKGGVGKTTIASAIALGLVRSGKSVHLSTTDPAAHLAMTLQGNVPGLTLGRIDPKVETQKYVDKIVAARAPQMTEDEKALLIEDLRSPCTEEVAVFHAFSHVVSQAGSSFVVLDTAPTGHSLLLMDAAGAYHRQMVRSFEDKAAGRIVTPLMRLQDANYTRIILVTLPETTPVSQAAALQEDLRRADIEPFAWVVNRSLLATDTHDPVLRARLSSERKQMERVATLSKHGVYVVPWQADPPVGITALEELLEGD, encoded by the coding sequence ATGCCAACACGACTCGCATTGCTGGATGCACCGACCAGGTACTTGTTCTTCACCGGAAAGGGTGGAGTTGGAAAGACCTCGGTTTCCACCGCTACTGCCATCGCGCTGGCCGACGCCGGCAAGAAGGTCTTGTTGGTCAGCACCGATGCAGCGTCGAATCTGGACGAAATGCTCGGTATCGAATTGACCAATATCCCGGTCTCGGTACCGGGTGTGGTCGGTCTGCTCGTACTGAATATCGACCCAGACGTCGCAGCGGAGAACTATCGCGCTCGTGTCGTCGAACAGATGGGCCCTGAGGCAAGTGCCGATGAAATTGCGACGGTGAGAGAACAGCTATCCGGTGCTTGCACCACCGAGATCGCCACTTTTGACGAGTTTTCCAGCTTACTTTCTCACCGTGGTTCTGACTTTGATCATGTGGTATTCGACACAGCCCCCACTGGTCACACGCTGCGGTTGTTGAGCCTGCCCAAAGCGTGGAGCGGCTTCCTTGAAGGTAATGACCGGGGTGCATCCTGCCTGGGGCCGCATTCCGGCTTGAAAATGCACGAGGAACTCTTCAATCAGGCTTTGGCAGCACTTAACGACGCGAGTATGACAACCGTCGTGCTGGTGGCTCGGCCAGAAACCGGCGCATTGGAAGAGGCCGCGCGTACATCGTTCGAGCTACGAGATCTCGGGCTGGTAAATCAGCGCCTGGTCATGAATGCTGTATTCCATGCGAACCATGTCAATGACCGCGTTGGCGACGCATTTGATGCCTTGGGAAAGAAGGCTCTCGCAGCCATGCCGGAACCGTTGCGCCAGCTTCCTACGGATTATGTGCCTCTGCGCGCGGTGGACTCAGTGGGCTTGCCTGCCCTCCGAGCCCTCCTGGTCCCGGAATCGACATGCGTAAGCGATACGCCTCGCAGTTTGCCCACTCACTTTGCGCATCACACTATGTCGGAATTGGTCAAGGAATTGGCCCACGCCGAGCGGGGGCTGATCATGGTCATGGGCAAAGGCGGCGTAGGCAAGACAACTATCGCGTCGGCTATTGCCTTGGGACTGGTCCGCAGCGGAAAGTCGGTGCACCTGAGTACCACTGACCCAGCGGCGCATCTGGCCATGACCCTTCAGGGAAATGTGCCGGGGCTCACTCTGGGGCGCATCGATCCCAAAGTGGAAACCCAGAAGTATGTGGACAAGATCGTAGCTGCACGCGCGCCCCAAATGACAGAGGACGAGAAGGCACTACTCATCGAGGACCTACGATCCCCCTGTACTGAAGAGGTCGCTGTGTTTCATGCCTTCTCGCATGTCGTGTCTCAGGCTGGCAGTTCATTTGTGGTACTGGATACCGCTCCGACCGGTCACTCCTTGTTGCTGATGGACGCCGCGGGCGCCTACCATCGTCAGATGGTGCGCTCGTTTGAGGACAAGGCCGCCGGTCGCATCGTGACACCATTGATGCGATTGCAGGATGCTAACTACACCAGGATCATCCTGGTCACGTTGCCAGAAACGACGCCGGTGTCGCAGGCAGCGGCATTACAGGAAGATCTACGCAGGGCCGATATCGAACCGTTTGCATGGGTGGTCAACCGGTCATTGCTGGCCACGGATACTCACGACCCAGTGTTGCGGGCACGTTTGAGTAGCGAAAGAAAGCAAATGGAGCGGGTGGCAACGCTGTCGAAACACGGGGTCTATGTGGTTCCATGGCAAGCCGATCCCCCGGTGGGAATCACTGCGCTTGAAGAGCTTCTTGAAGGCGACTGA
- a CDS encoding carboxypeptidase-like regulatory domain-containing protein: protein MNSFTKTGLLAITLVLSQSANVAFAATSSLPPIQHQGNVVYLSGGIGSDQSAALKDEMHKYPLVLEFAGKTHQGNEYLADVLVNITDMHGATLLDTTSQGPFMLASLPNGRYRVTASYEGHTQQRVVDVTLMTHIRILFLWPTQTPQAAGSTT, encoded by the coding sequence ATGAACTCATTCACTAAGACAGGGCTTCTTGCCATCACGCTCGTGCTCTCGCAGTCTGCGAATGTCGCCTTCGCCGCGACATCAAGCCTGCCGCCGATTCAGCATCAAGGCAACGTCGTCTATCTGTCGGGCGGCATCGGCAGCGATCAGTCGGCCGCGCTCAAGGACGAAATGCACAAGTACCCGCTGGTGCTCGAATTCGCGGGCAAGACACATCAAGGGAATGAATACCTTGCGGACGTCCTGGTGAATATCACCGACATGCACGGCGCGACATTGCTGGATACCACTTCGCAGGGCCCGTTCATGCTGGCCTCGCTGCCGAACGGACGCTACAGGGTGACCGCCAGCTATGAAGGCCATACGCAGCAGCGCGTCGTCGATGTCACGCTCATGACGCACATTCGCATACTGTTCCTGTGGCCGACCCAGACGCCGCAGGCGGCCGGGAGCACGACGTGA
- a CDS encoding thiolase family protein: protein MSNLEAVLCSPVRTAIGTYGGALKDMPAPALGAAVIRESLKRAGLPADKVQSLVMGNVIQAGVKMNPARQAGIAGGLPVAVPALTVNRVCGSGAQAIASAATEIWAGMIDCAIAGGMENMDRSPYLLPQGRWGARMGDVTLFDSMLLDGLNDAFSDQHSGWHTEDLVSQCSVSREDQDRWALRSQQRFAHAQAAGLFDAEIAPLEVPGRKGPTIFGRDEHNRPDTSAESLAKLKPAFRKDGTITAGNAPGLNSGAAAMLVAERGWAERNGLTPVARLVSYGVGAVEPGLFGLGPIPAVRQALTRAGWSVAEVDCVEINEAFAAIALACLRELGFAEDVVNAEGGAIAHGHPIGASGAVLTTRLLHQMQRGGGRRGIVTLCIGGGQGIALALETL from the coding sequence ATGAGCAACCTCGAAGCCGTTTTGTGCAGCCCGGTACGCACCGCGATAGGCACCTATGGAGGAGCACTCAAGGACATGCCGGCGCCAGCGCTGGGCGCTGCCGTTATCCGCGAAAGCCTCAAGCGCGCCGGATTGCCGGCCGACAAAGTGCAGTCGCTGGTCATGGGAAATGTCATTCAGGCAGGCGTGAAGATGAATCCGGCGCGACAGGCCGGTATCGCCGGCGGATTGCCGGTCGCGGTTCCCGCGCTCACGGTTAACCGCGTCTGCGGGTCGGGCGCGCAGGCGATCGCCAGTGCTGCGACCGAAATCTGGGCCGGCATGATTGATTGCGCGATCGCGGGCGGCATGGAAAACATGGACCGTAGCCCCTACCTGCTGCCGCAGGGGCGCTGGGGAGCCCGAATGGGCGATGTGACGCTGTTCGACAGCATGCTGCTCGACGGGCTCAACGACGCCTTCAGCGATCAGCATTCTGGCTGGCATACCGAAGATCTTGTGAGTCAGTGCAGCGTCTCCCGGGAAGACCAGGATCGTTGGGCGCTGCGTTCGCAGCAACGCTTTGCTCATGCCCAGGCCGCTGGGCTGTTCGATGCTGAGATCGCGCCCCTGGAGGTGCCCGGCCGCAAGGGCCCGACGATCTTTGGCCGCGACGAGCACAATCGGCCAGACACCAGCGCCGAATCGCTTGCCAAGCTTAAACCGGCGTTCCGCAAGGACGGCACCATCACCGCCGGCAATGCGCCCGGCCTGAACAGCGGCGCCGCTGCGATGCTTGTCGCCGAACGTGGCTGGGCCGAGCGCAATGGCCTCACGCCGGTGGCACGGCTGGTCAGTTACGGCGTAGGGGCCGTGGAACCGGGTTTGTTCGGCTTGGGGCCGATTCCCGCCGTGCGGCAGGCCCTCACGCGCGCCGGTTGGTCCGTAGCGGAAGTTGACTGCGTGGAGATCAACGAGGCGTTCGCAGCGATCGCACTGGCGTGTCTAAGAGAGTTGGGATTCGCGGAAGACGTTGTGAATGCAGAAGGCGGGGCGATTGCGCACGGTCATCCGATCGGCGCGAGCGGTGCGGTACTGACCACACGATTGCTGCACCAGATGCAGCGAGGCGGAGGCCGACGCGGCATCGTGACGCTATGCATCGGCGGGGGACAGGGCATAGCGCTGGCGCTTGAGACCTTGTAA
- a CDS encoding DUF4148 domain-containing protein, protein MRSIAMAIAAVSALALPVAALSQTDATTTRAQVRAELQQLEQAGYDPGKGENPNYPADIQAAEARVSSQSGATAYGGVTSGTSASGSRAISRPATTEEMKQLYFGGD, encoded by the coding sequence ATGAGATCAATTGCTATGGCGATCGCCGCGGTGTCGGCGCTTGCGCTGCCAGTCGCCGCACTCTCTCAGACGGATGCGACAACCACGCGTGCGCAAGTACGCGCTGAGCTACAGCAGCTGGAGCAAGCCGGCTATGACCCGGGCAAAGGAGAAAATCCGAATTATCCGGCGGATATCCAGGCGGCAGAGGCGCGCGTATCGAGCCAAAGCGGTGCAACCGCTTATGGCGGGGTGACGTCGGGCACATCGGCATCCGGCTCTCGCGCTATCAGTCGCCCAGCTACCACAGAGGAAATGAAGCAGCTTTATTTCGGAGGTGATTAG
- a CDS encoding aspartate carbamoyltransferase: MLAASVAAGIFCSSAIAEVTARQGKIAQRGTEVMPFSLAPTTHIFTKTADGGIQQVVTKRNDAEQAALIRQHLAMIAQQFAAGDFEGPEHIHGEDMPGLAALRAAKPGELKIRYRALPNGGEIAYRTVQPWLVVALHQWFDAQLSDHGHDAMAGHGPDTMPHHASGAATPE, from the coding sequence ATGCTTGCAGCTTCCGTCGCGGCAGGAATCTTCTGCTCCTCCGCGATTGCCGAGGTGACCGCGCGGCAGGGAAAGATTGCCCAGCGGGGAACTGAGGTTATGCCGTTTTCCCTCGCGCCGACCACTCACATCTTTACGAAGACCGCCGACGGCGGCATCCAGCAGGTCGTGACCAAGCGCAACGATGCCGAACAGGCTGCGCTAATTCGCCAGCACCTGGCGATGATCGCGCAGCAGTTCGCCGCCGGCGACTTCGAGGGACCGGAACATATCCACGGCGAGGATATGCCCGGTCTGGCGGCCCTGCGCGCTGCGAAGCCGGGGGAGTTGAAAATCCGTTACCGCGCCCTGCCCAACGGTGGCGAAATTGCCTACCGGACCGTTCAGCCTTGGCTGGTGGTCGCGCTGCACCAGTGGTTTGACGCCCAGCTTTCCGACCACGGTCATGACGCCATGGCGGGACACGGTCCAGACACGATGCCGCACCATGCAAGTGGCGCCGCGACGCCAGAATAA